A single window of Anaerocolumna chitinilytica DNA harbors:
- a CDS encoding cation diffusion facilitator family transporter, with protein MTEFLVKKFVKDYDNTGNAKVRSAYGILSGCVGVICNIVLFLVKLTGGFLINSISVTADAFNNLSDAASSIVTLVGTKFAQKPADKEHPFGHGRSEYIAAFIVAFLVLQVGFTCFKNSFGKILKPESVVFNIGILVLLVLSVLVKLWLAIFNRGLGQKINSGVLKATGTDAFGDVLITSVTIVSIIIGRITGLKIDGWMGAIVSVVVIIAGFNIAKETLEPLLGEAIDKETYDKVTEKVESYKGILGSHDLIVHNYGPSHIMATIHVEVESKENLEGVHEIIDRIERDVLRELGIFLVIHVDPVDLEDEENLLRKQAILGVIGEIEPKASVHDFRIVEEEERIRLIFDMLIPYSYGEKQREQLLKAMEKALKELNEKYELVVTLDNSFVNE; from the coding sequence ATGACTGAATTTCTGGTAAAGAAATTTGTAAAAGATTATGACAATACGGGAAATGCTAAGGTACGCAGTGCTTATGGTATACTTTCGGGATGTGTCGGTGTAATATGTAATATTGTTTTGTTCCTGGTGAAACTTACAGGAGGATTTTTGATAAATAGTATCTCAGTGACAGCTGATGCATTTAATAATCTTTCAGATGCGGCGTCTTCCATTGTAACCTTGGTCGGGACTAAGTTCGCCCAGAAGCCGGCGGATAAGGAACACCCCTTCGGACATGGAAGGTCAGAATATATCGCAGCGTTTATTGTTGCCTTCCTGGTATTACAGGTGGGCTTTACCTGCTTTAAGAATTCCTTTGGTAAGATTTTAAAACCGGAGAGTGTTGTTTTTAATATCGGTATATTAGTCCTTCTTGTTCTTTCTGTACTGGTTAAACTCTGGCTTGCCATTTTTAACAGAGGACTTGGACAAAAGATTAATTCCGGTGTTCTAAAAGCAACCGGTACGGATGCGTTCGGAGATGTGCTGATTACATCTGTTACGATAGTATCTATTATAATAGGACGTATTACCGGATTAAAGATTGACGGATGGATGGGTGCCATTGTTTCTGTTGTTGTAATTATTGCAGGTTTTAATATTGCAAAGGAAACCCTGGAGCCTCTTTTAGGGGAAGCCATCGATAAAGAAACCTATGATAAGGTGACGGAAAAAGTAGAAAGTTATAAGGGAATCTTAGGAAGCCATGATTTGATAGTTCACAACTACGGACCATCTCATATAATGGCCACAATACATGTTGAAGTGGAATCCAAGGAGAATCTGGAGGGGGTACATGAGATTATTGATAGAATCGAGAGAGATGTTCTAAGAGAATTGGGAATCTTTCTTGTAATTCATGTGGACCCGGTAGATTTGGAGGATGAAGAAAATCTTCTAAGAAAGCAGGCGATTCTGGGCGTGATAGGGGAGATTGAGCCGAAAGCATCCGTCCATGATTTTCGGATAGTAGAAGAGGAAGAGAGGATTAGATTAATATTTGATATGTTAATTCCCTATTCTTATGGGGAGAAACAAAGAGAGCAGCTGTTAAAAGCAATGGAGAAAGCCCTAAAAGAATTGAATGAAAAATATGAATTGGTCGTAACCCTTGATAACAGTTTTGTCAATGAATAG
- a CDS encoding CAP domain-containing protein, which produces MKRFFISSVLIATLTIASVFSTDLNSNNAANGSTAYALTATADAAVVNSIKSSTPTLKATVRTAATTTLKAGNVSKANGYYIYRAASYDGAYNYIGKTTNGSYTDKGLSAANSYYYKAKAYKVINGSKYFSKMSEAAGVTPTLSKTSYITAQSSTPGTASVAWTAINGAGKTYVYRSTNANGTYKYVGSSTCTSFTDNSVTAGKTYYYKVRGVNNDNGVQYYGVYSSSASVKIKTSGGTTVSPTPTTKVTPTPSSGSDANKGNSSFANQVLKIVNQERAKAGVSALTISNELVAPANKRAKEIKESFSHTRPNGTAWSTVLKEYNVSVGAAGENIAYGYNTPEAVMNAWMNSEGHRANILSKNYKHIGIGVYELNGTVYCEQLFSD; this is translated from the coding sequence ATGAAAAGATTTTTCATATCTTCAGTTCTTATAGCAACTCTGACAATCGCATCCGTTTTTTCAACGGATCTTAATAGCAATAATGCTGCAAATGGATCTACAGCATACGCTTTGACAGCTACAGCAGATGCTGCAGTAGTAAATTCCATCAAATCATCCACACCTACTCTAAAAGCAACTGTAAGAACAGCTGCGACAACTACTCTAAAAGCAGGAAATGTAAGTAAAGCAAACGGATATTATATCTATCGTGCTGCTTCCTACGATGGAGCCTATAATTATATCGGCAAAACAACAAACGGCAGTTATACAGACAAAGGACTGAGTGCTGCTAATAGTTACTATTATAAAGCAAAAGCATACAAAGTAATAAATGGTTCGAAATATTTCAGTAAAATGTCTGAAGCAGCAGGTGTAACCCCTACTCTTTCAAAAACGTCCTACATTACCGCACAGAGCAGCACTCCCGGTACTGCATCCGTAGCTTGGACAGCTATAAATGGTGCCGGTAAAACTTATGTTTACCGTTCCACAAATGCTAATGGAACCTATAAGTATGTAGGAAGCTCAACCTGTACAAGCTTTACCGATAATAGTGTAACGGCTGGAAAGACTTATTATTACAAGGTAAGAGGTGTTAATAACGATAACGGAGTACAGTATTATGGTGTTTATTCCTCAAGTGCCTCTGTTAAGATTAAGACTTCTGGCGGCACTACTGTCAGCCCCACCCCTACAACGAAAGTCACTCCGACCCCTAGTTCCGGCAGTGATGCCAACAAAGGCAACAGCAGTTTTGCTAATCAGGTGCTTAAGATTGTAAACCAGGAACGTGCAAAGGCCGGCGTATCAGCATTAACTATTTCCAACGAATTAGTTGCACCGGCGAATAAACGTGCAAAAGAAATTAAGGAGTCTTTCTCTCATACAAGACCTAACGGTACGGCATGGAGTACGGTATTAAAAGAGTATAATGTTAGTGTAGGTGCCGCTGGTGAGAATATTGCGTATGGTTATAATACACCGGAAGCTGTTATGAATGCTTGGATGAATTCAGAAGGACACAGAGCAAATATCTTAAGTAAAAATTATAAACACATCGGTATCGGTGTATATGAGTTAAATGGTACTGTATACTGTGAACAGTTATTCTCGGATTAA
- a CDS encoding GNAT family N-acetyltransferase, producing MVCCRQARREEYEEIIDFINYVFSQNEAPHDFKKLLPKLYRDGNNYAEYHYLITEEEKIKALVCAMPISYRIGERELKACCIGMVSVHPYARSKGYMKQLLSFVTEELKTQGYQYIFLGGQRQRYEYFGFEPSGVQVRFTVTETNVRHCLKEVDASTVELVPLKEKELISQAYALYNKQPVKAIRKEDEFFDILCSWQCKPYGIQINSEFAGYLCLSQDGGVNEIVLKNTEDYPYALKALAGFKGNERNTFVASPLEADKINFLMKLAESYEIGTCENYLILDWKEVIETLLAAKAGVEFLEEGSLIIKIGKNNFEIKLKDNVPSVGKVELAADITLSELEAAALLFSYAGDFKLPLYGKNLDVSKGNCIKSWFPLPLNVQPIDCC from the coding sequence ATGGTTTGTTGCAGACAGGCAAGAAGAGAAGAGTACGAAGAAATAATAGATTTTATCAATTATGTTTTCAGCCAAAATGAGGCTCCTCATGATTTCAAGAAGCTTCTCCCTAAGCTATATAGGGATGGAAATAATTATGCGGAGTATCATTATCTGATTACCGAGGAAGAGAAGATTAAGGCATTGGTATGTGCTATGCCGATATCTTATCGAATTGGAGAGAGGGAGTTAAAAGCCTGCTGTATCGGCATGGTGTCGGTACATCCCTATGCCAGAAGCAAAGGGTATATGAAACAGTTATTAAGCTTTGTTACAGAAGAGCTGAAAACACAAGGATACCAGTATATCTTCCTTGGAGGACAAAGGCAAAGATATGAATATTTCGGCTTTGAACCCTCCGGTGTTCAGGTTCGATTCACGGTAACGGAGACCAATGTTCGTCACTGTTTAAAGGAGGTTGATGCTTCTACGGTTGAACTGGTGCCTCTAAAAGAGAAAGAATTGATATCACAGGCATATGCATTGTATAATAAGCAGCCGGTTAAAGCCATTCGAAAAGAAGATGAGTTTTTTGATATACTCTGTTCCTGGCAATGCAAACCCTATGGAATACAGATTAACTCTGAATTTGCAGGGTATCTTTGTTTAAGTCAGGATGGCGGAGTGAATGAAATTGTTCTTAAAAACACAGAGGATTATCCTTATGCTTTAAAAGCACTAGCTGGTTTTAAGGGCAACGAAAGAAATACCTTTGTGGCCTCCCCTCTTGAAGCAGATAAAATAAACTTCCTTATGAAACTTGCAGAATCTTATGAAATAGGTACTTGTGAAAATTACCTGATTTTAGACTGGAAAGAAGTCATAGAAACACTCTTAGCTGCAAAGGCAGGAGTTGAATTCCTGGAAGAAGGCAGCCTTATCATAAAAATCGGTAAGAATAACTTTGAAATCAAGCTAAAAGATAACGTGCCATCTGTTGGTAAAGTAGAACTGGCAGCAGATATTACCTTATCAGAGCTGGAGGCTGCAGCACTATTGTTTTCTTATGCCGGTGATTTCAAACTACCCTTATACGGAAAAAATCTGGATGTAAGTAAAGGGAACTGTATAAAGAGCTGGTTCCCCCTGCCCCTTAATGTACAACCTATAGATTGCTGCTAA
- a CDS encoding ROK family transcriptional regulator: protein MKINQQYIKNNNMKQLYYLLKNNACLSRASLAKMTGLSKTTVSSLIDELIQKEFAADNGTASSSLVGRKPNHLSLTGEKHCIAAIYWGPELMTGTLIALDGSLLEKQYLSLTSVSGYAKNLNSLFFRLSEKAEGFCRIIGLCIVMPAMLDRENKRILSTVLPLENELDVIENIRNEIKEVPIAFLNDTACLAYAENPSARQKEDTFAFVNLDQGIGSAFFVDGKLLGGAGGSKTQFGHYSIDAQGITCACGNRGCLEVMIGERALPRLLREGGGSEPLDLKEPLSYADIQIAAMNGDKAAHYAIGYIADNLAAALSNLISLFSPKRIILGGSGRSLGALFLQELTSTIKNHGFQKMTEVVDIQYSVLGEDACFIGAMEYYFENYFRFTEDMSECIFIG, encoded by the coding sequence ATGAAAATAAATCAGCAGTATATTAAAAATAACAACATGAAGCAGCTCTATTACCTGCTTAAGAATAACGCCTGCCTCTCAAGAGCCTCTCTTGCCAAAATGACCGGTTTAAGTAAAACTACCGTATCTTCTTTAATCGATGAACTGATTCAAAAGGAATTTGCGGCTGATAACGGAACAGCATCCAGCAGCCTGGTAGGAAGGAAACCAAACCACTTAAGCCTGACCGGCGAAAAGCACTGTATCGCTGCTATCTATTGGGGACCGGAGCTAATGACCGGTACACTGATTGCCTTGGACGGCAGCTTGCTTGAAAAGCAGTACCTTTCCCTGACTTCCGTATCCGGGTATGCCAAGAACCTTAACAGCCTTTTTTTTCGTCTGTCAGAAAAAGCGGAAGGGTTTTGCCGGATTATCGGTCTGTGTATTGTTATGCCGGCTATGTTGGACAGAGAAAACAAGAGAATTCTATCTACCGTACTCCCCTTGGAGAATGAGTTAGATGTTATAGAGAATATACGAAATGAAATCAAAGAGGTTCCGATCGCCTTTTTAAATGATACCGCTTGTCTGGCCTATGCAGAGAATCCTTCTGCCAGGCAGAAGGAAGATACCTTCGCATTTGTCAATCTGGATCAGGGAATTGGTTCTGCCTTTTTCGTCGATGGGAAGTTACTTGGCGGAGCCGGCGGCAGTAAGACCCAATTCGGTCATTATTCTATCGATGCCCAGGGAATTACCTGTGCCTGCGGCAATAGAGGCTGTCTGGAAGTTATGATTGGTGAAAGAGCCTTGCCAAGACTTCTAAGAGAAGGCGGAGGCAGCGAACCTTTAGACCTAAAGGAACCCCTTAGCTATGCGGATATTCAGATTGCAGCTATGAACGGTGATAAGGCAGCCCATTATGCCATTGGGTATATTGCTGACAATCTGGCTGCCGCTTTAAGTAACCTTATCAGCTTATTTAGCCCTAAACGTATCATATTAGGCGGTTCTGGCAGAAGCCTTGGAGCTTTGTTCTTACAGGAACTGACCTCTACTATTAAGAACCATGGTTTTCAAAAAATGACGGAAGTCGTTGACATCCAATATTCTGTTCTTGGAGAGGATGCTTGTTTTATTGGTGCAATGGAATATTACTTTGAGAACTATTTTCGCTTCACTGAAGATATGTCAGAATGTATTTTTATTGGTTGA
- a CDS encoding ATP-binding protein, whose protein sequence is MVRKIIKIDKEACNGCGLCVNACHEGAIGLIDNKAVLLRDDYCDGLGNCLPVCPTGAITFEEREALEYNEEEVLRNQKKPEEKVPAKVPFYGCPGSQAKSLRPAGVTAAEQTEQKTQISAESISRLMQWPVQIKLVPVNAPYFKGADLLIAADCTAYAYAGFHEEFMKNRITVIGCPKLDDVDYSEKLAEIFKQNDIRSITIIRMIVPCCGGIVNAVKDAMLASGKIIPWQVVTVSTDGTLVK, encoded by the coding sequence ATGGTAAGAAAGATTATTAAAATAGACAAAGAAGCCTGCAACGGCTGTGGACTGTGCGTTAATGCATGTCATGAGGGGGCTATCGGTTTGATCGATAACAAAGCAGTACTTCTTCGTGATGATTACTGTGACGGACTTGGCAACTGCCTTCCTGTTTGCCCTACCGGAGCAATTACTTTTGAAGAAAGAGAAGCTCTTGAATACAATGAAGAAGAAGTTCTTCGGAATCAAAAGAAACCCGAAGAGAAAGTACCTGCTAAAGTACCTTTTTATGGCTGTCCAGGCTCTCAGGCAAAGTCTCTTCGTCCTGCTGGGGTTACCGCCGCAGAACAGACAGAACAAAAGACTCAGATTAGTGCTGAAAGTATCTCAAGACTAATGCAATGGCCTGTGCAGATTAAACTGGTTCCGGTAAATGCCCCTTATTTTAAAGGAGCAGATCTTTTAATCGCTGCCGATTGTACTGCTTACGCTTATGCAGGCTTTCATGAAGAGTTTATGAAGAATCGTATTACCGTTATCGGTTGTCCAAAACTAGATGATGTAGATTATTCTGAAAAGCTTGCAGAGATATTTAAGCAAAATGACATTAGAAGCATTACTATTATCCGTATGATTGTTCCCTGCTGCGGCGGAATTGTAAATGCAGTAAAAGACGCCATGTTAGCAAGCGGTAAAATTATCCCCTGGCAGGTAGTTACTGTTTCTACAGACGGAACACTGGTTAAATAA
- a CDS encoding ABC transporter ATP-binding protein — protein MREVNRVIKHIKKYWLSYSLGVIILFIVDFAGLYIPQFIGDITDGLETGTFGRAELINGIIKILLIGLVLAVGRFGWRYFIFGSARKIEYDLRNDMFAHLETLSMGYYNKNKTGDLMAHFTNDLNAIRMAAGPAVICTFDAIIMTIMVLCKMVFHVNLELTLLASIPLVFIAVGGVFYGKSIERRFSEKQKAFSDLSDMVQESISGIRVVKAFVQERKEIKAFAKSNKRNKDKNMEVVKLQATIIPLLDVIIGISSLITLLYGGHLVIKGEISLGRFIAFNQYVGMLVWPMLAAGDSITFISQGIASSKRIQKIFVEKPEIFDGKDVLPVENLEGNISFRGLTFSFTEVTSEVLKNVTLDIEKGSTLAILGRTGSGKSTVANLLLRLYNTEPGMISIDGYDINRIPLKTLRENIAYVPQDNFLFSDTIRNNIAFGMEGNDMERVQEAAKAACIHDNIVEFPLQYETLVGERGVTISGGQKQRSSIARALLKDAPILILDDALSAVDTNTEEEILSNIKKDRQGKTTIMIAHRISTVQNADQILVLEDGEMAEYGSHEELMRQGGIYARMYEKQQLEKQLEAV, from the coding sequence ATGCGGGAAGTAAACAGAGTCATCAAGCACATTAAGAAATACTGGTTATCCTATTCACTGGGAGTCATTATCCTCTTTATTGTGGATTTTGCCGGATTATACATACCCCAGTTTATAGGAGACATTACCGATGGACTGGAGACGGGGACATTTGGGAGAGCAGAGCTGATAAACGGAATCATAAAGATACTTCTGATTGGGCTGGTCCTGGCAGTCGGAAGATTTGGATGGCGCTACTTTATCTTCGGTTCTGCGAGAAAAATTGAATATGACCTAAGAAATGACATGTTCGCCCACTTGGAGACCTTATCTATGGGGTATTATAACAAGAATAAGACAGGTGACTTAATGGCCCATTTTACCAATGACCTGAATGCCATTCGTATGGCTGCCGGTCCGGCGGTAATATGTACCTTTGATGCAATCATTATGACTATTATGGTACTTTGCAAGATGGTATTTCACGTGAATCTGGAGCTCACCCTGTTGGCTTCCATCCCATTGGTATTTATTGCGGTAGGCGGTGTATTCTACGGTAAATCCATTGAGAGAAGATTCAGCGAGAAGCAGAAGGCCTTTTCGGATCTTTCAGACATGGTACAGGAGAGTATCTCCGGTATAAGAGTTGTAAAAGCTTTTGTTCAGGAAAGAAAGGAAATCAAAGCCTTTGCAAAGTCCAATAAAAGAAATAAGGATAAGAATATGGAAGTTGTAAAGCTTCAGGCAACGATAATTCCGCTACTTGATGTTATTATCGGTATCTCCAGTCTGATAACCCTGCTCTATGGAGGGCATCTTGTAATTAAGGGAGAGATCAGCCTGGGACGTTTCATTGCTTTTAATCAATATGTCGGTATGCTGGTCTGGCCCATGCTTGCAGCTGGAGACAGTATCACTTTTATATCCCAGGGAATTGCATCCTCAAAGAGAATTCAGAAGATATTTGTGGAGAAACCGGAAATCTTTGATGGAAAAGATGTGCTGCCGGTAGAGAATCTGGAAGGGAATATCAGTTTTCGCGGGCTTACCTTTTCCTTTACAGAAGTTACTTCAGAGGTCTTAAAGAACGTTACTCTTGACATTGAAAAAGGTTCGACCTTAGCTATTTTAGGCAGAACCGGAAGTGGTAAATCCACAGTTGCAAACCTTCTTCTTCGCCTTTATAATACGGAGCCCGGCATGATTAGCATAGACGGCTACGATATCAACCGAATTCCACTTAAAACCTTGCGGGAAAATATTGCTTATGTACCTCAGGATAATTTCCTGTTCTCTGATACGATTCGTAACAACATTGCTTTTGGTATGGAAGGAAATGACATGGAGAGGGTACAAGAGGCTGCAAAAGCTGCTTGTATCCATGATAATATCGTAGAATTTCCTCTTCAATATGAAACGCTGGTAGGAGAGAGGGGAGTTACAATCTCCGGCGGGCAAAAGCAGAGAAGTTCAATTGCGAGAGCCTTATTAAAAGATGCACCGATATTAATTCTTGACGATGCCCTTTCGGCAGTAGATACCAATACGGAAGAAGAGATATTATCAAATATAAAGAAGGACCGCCAGGGTAAAACCACTATAATGATTGCCCACCGTATATCCACCGTACAAAATGCAGACCAGATTCTGGTACTGGAAGACGGTGAGATGGCAGAGTATGGTTCTCATGAGGAACTAATGAGGCAGGGTGGAATCTATGCCAGGATGTATGAAAAGCAGCAGTTGGAAAAGCAGCTGGAGGCTGTATAG
- a CDS encoding ABC transporter ATP-binding protein, which translates to MEDTLEYSTGKKRNVLKRLLRYAGPYWPLVTISLILVLCITGLELYRPILVGQVIDEFITKKNFAGVKKIGLIYLIVLLASFVCNFLQTWILSLTGQNIIYNIRQEVFEHIQKLSLRFFDITPVGRIVTRVTNDVEALNDMYANILVKMIKNVVKIIGLAVVMASLNIKLSLYAFLLIPLIALLTSVFTHISRKTYRQVRTRLTSINTYLSEHLSGMKVIQIFAREKEKQKEFEEKSKDLLRANFREMMVFAIFRPSIYMLSIVAMVIIIGVGGEAVLKDTITIGTLYVFIQYIGSFFDPIQELSEQIGTLQSAMASAEKIFTILDEKPLVVNPLKPTLLPEVKGKIEFDHVWFAYEEENWILKDVSFVIEAGQRAAFVGATGAGKSSILNLIGRYYDVQKGRITIDGVDIKEMDTDQLRGAIGQVQQEVFLFTGDIKSNIRLKRDDISDEDIKSAARYVNADHFIEELQNTYEEAVAERGSTLSAGQRQLLSFARTLAFDPAILVMDEATANIDTETEQLIQEALEKLMTGRTTIMVAHRLSTIQHADVIMVMHKGKLREKGTHQELLNQNGIYRKLYELQL; encoded by the coding sequence ATGGAAGATACATTAGAATATAGTACCGGTAAGAAACGAAATGTACTGAAAAGACTGCTAAGGTATGCGGGACCCTACTGGCCTTTGGTTACCATTTCTCTGATACTGGTACTTTGTATAACGGGTTTGGAATTGTATCGGCCTATCCTGGTAGGACAGGTTATCGATGAATTTATCACGAAGAAAAATTTTGCAGGAGTAAAAAAGATAGGGCTTATTTATCTTATCGTGCTTCTTGCAAGTTTTGTATGTAACTTTTTGCAGACTTGGATATTATCCCTTACGGGGCAGAATATCATCTATAATATCCGACAGGAGGTTTTTGAACATATTCAAAAACTTTCCCTCCGTTTTTTTGATATCACACCGGTGGGAAGAATTGTAACCAGAGTAACCAATGATGTGGAAGCATTAAATGATATGTATGCCAATATTCTGGTGAAGATGATTAAAAATGTGGTGAAGATTATAGGCCTTGCAGTTGTAATGGCAAGTCTTAACATTAAGCTGTCCTTGTATGCTTTTTTACTGATTCCTCTGATAGCACTGCTTACTTCTGTATTTACGCACATATCCAGAAAGACCTACAGACAGGTAAGAACCAGACTTACCTCAATCAATACATATCTTTCCGAGCATTTATCCGGAATGAAAGTGATACAGATATTTGCAAGAGAGAAGGAAAAACAGAAGGAATTCGAAGAGAAAAGCAAGGACTTACTGCGGGCTAACTTTAGAGAGATGATGGTATTTGCTATTTTTCGTCCGTCAATCTATATGCTTTCCATTGTTGCGATGGTAATTATTATAGGTGTAGGTGGAGAAGCTGTACTAAAAGATACCATTACCATTGGAACCCTCTATGTCTTTATCCAGTATATCGGCTCCTTTTTTGATCCTATTCAGGAGTTGTCGGAGCAGATAGGAACACTTCAGTCCGCTATGGCCAGTGCGGAAAAGATTTTTACAATTCTCGATGAAAAGCCTCTGGTTGTGAATCCCTTAAAGCCGACTTTGCTGCCGGAAGTGAAGGGTAAGATAGAGTTTGATCATGTCTGGTTTGCCTATGAAGAGGAGAATTGGATCTTAAAAGATGTAAGCTTTGTTATAGAGGCGGGACAAAGAGCCGCCTTCGTAGGAGCCACCGGAGCCGGTAAGTCTTCCATCCTCAATCTTATAGGCAGGTATTATGATGTACAAAAGGGGCGTATTACCATTGATGGTGTGGATATTAAAGAGATGGATACGGACCAGCTAAGGGGTGCTATCGGGCAGGTTCAGCAGGAAGTCTTCCTTTTTACCGGTGATATTAAGAGTAATATCCGATTAAAAAGAGATGATATCAGCGATGAAGACATTAAGAGTGCAGCAAGATATGTCAATGCAGACCATTTTATAGAAGAATTGCAGAATACCTATGAAGAGGCTGTGGCAGAGAGGGGAAGTACCCTTTCGGCAGGACAGAGGCAGCTTCTGTCCTTTGCAAGAACTCTGGCCTTTGACCCGGCGATTCTGGTTATGGATGAAGCAACTGCCAATATTGATACGGAGACAGAGCAGCTGATTCAGGAAGCACTGGAAAAGCTGATGACCGGAAGGACCACCATTATGGTAGCCCACAGGCTCTCAACTATTCAGCATGCAGATGTAATAATGGTAATGCATAAGGGAAAGCTTAGAGAAAAGGGAACTCATCAAGAATTACTGAATCAGAACGGTATTTACAGAAAACTCTATGAACTGCAGCTGTAA
- a CDS encoding Gfo/Idh/MocA family protein encodes MRIGVIGCGGMGITHMLSLKTLAAGYDIEVIAVADVRKTARNKALEVWPGAMAFGDGLELLEAVRVEMVVICLPSYLHTKYAVKAMEMGIHVFLEKPVCLKEEDCKLLLKTQEETGAKVLVGQVVRMMDEYHYLKKLIDDKSYGKLKSITLWRLSGLVDWGYENWFRDMNRSGSVVLDLHIHDVDFLRYILGEPDRIHVNARKNSEGMPEQVITQYQFKEVIASAEAIWDNPQGFPFEAGFRAVFENATLAFNNTGKDKLIEYHKDGKINIPDLNREFQATDHTAGINISEMGPYCIEMKYFLDCLIQKKEIEVLPLVEGVGSVRLCLKELELALNCNGNQE; translated from the coding sequence ATGAGAATTGGTGTTATCGGTTGCGGCGGAATGGGAATTACGCATATGCTCTCGTTAAAGACTCTTGCAGCTGGCTATGATATTGAGGTTATTGCAGTTGCAGATGTAAGAAAAACAGCAAGAAATAAAGCCCTAGAAGTATGGCCGGGTGCCATGGCTTTTGGGGATGGCCTGGAACTGTTAGAAGCAGTAAGAGTGGAAATGGTAGTAATATGCCTTCCTTCTTACCTGCATACGAAGTATGCTGTAAAAGCAATGGAAATGGGTATTCACGTATTTCTTGAAAAACCTGTCTGCTTAAAGGAAGAAGATTGTAAGCTGCTCTTAAAGACCCAGGAAGAAACCGGAGCTAAGGTTCTGGTGGGTCAGGTTGTACGTATGATGGATGAATACCATTATCTAAAAAAATTGATAGACGATAAATCCTATGGAAAGCTAAAGTCGATTACCCTGTGGCGCCTGAGCGGATTAGTGGACTGGGGTTACGAGAACTGGTTCAGAGACATGAACCGAAGCGGTTCTGTTGTCTTAGACCTGCATATACATGATGTAGACTTTTTAAGATACATCCTCGGAGAACCGGATAGGATTCATGTAAACGCCAGAAAAAATTCTGAAGGTATGCCGGAACAGGTCATTACCCAATATCAGTTTAAAGAGGTAATCGCATCAGCGGAGGCAATCTGGGATAATCCGCAAGGGTTTCCTTTTGAAGCAGGCTTTCGTGCTGTTTTTGAAAATGCTACCTTGGCATTTAACAATACTGGAAAAGATAAGCTTATAGAATATCACAAAGACGGAAAGATTAACATTCCAGACCTTAATAGAGAATTTCAGGCAACAGACCATACCGCAGGTATTAATATCTCTGAGATGGGACCATATTGCATAGAAATGAAGTACTTTCTTGACTGCCTGATCCAAAAGAAAGAAATAGAGGTACTGCCTCTCGTTGAAGGGGTTGGTTCTGTAAGGCTGTGTCTTAAAGAACTGGAATTAGCGCTAAACTGCAATGGGAATCAAGAATAA
- a CDS encoding sugar phosphate isomerase/epimerase family protein, whose translation MRVGALVHLREDFRKQMEELKAMGMSSCQLVCWDMSMMTEDTADKINQATKEIGITITAFWCGWPGPITWDFYEGQRNLGLVPAEYRTMRVEALINGSTFARLLSVRDLVTHVGFIPENPYDENYHQVVEAVKQIAVVCKKNNQNFLFETGQETPVTLRRAIEDTGMDNIGVNLDPANLLMYGKGNPVEALDILGKYIFGVHGKDGLYPVDGTHLGEEKPLGEGLVNYPRFINKLKEIGYTGDITIEREIEGEEQKRDVLKAKAFIEELLTK comes from the coding sequence ATGAGAGTTGGAGCATTGGTACATCTAAGAGAAGATTTTAGAAAGCAGATGGAAGAATTAAAAGCAATGGGTATGAGCAGCTGTCAGCTGGTTTGCTGGGATATGAGTATGATGACAGAAGATACAGCAGATAAGATTAATCAGGCCACTAAAGAAATTGGTATTACTATTACCGCCTTTTGGTGCGGGTGGCCCGGTCCCATAACCTGGGACTTTTATGAGGGACAGCGAAATCTTGGCTTAGTTCCGGCTGAATACAGAACAATGAGAGTAGAAGCACTAATAAATGGTTCTACATTTGCCCGATTGCTCTCTGTAAGAGACCTGGTAACTCATGTGGGATTTATACCTGAGAATCCATATGACGAGAATTACCATCAGGTAGTGGAAGCTGTAAAGCAGATTGCTGTTGTCTGCAAGAAAAACAACCAGAACTTTCTCTTTGAGACCGGCCAGGAGACGCCTGTTACTTTAAGACGGGCAATTGAAGATACCGGTATGGACAATATCGGAGTAAATTTAGACCCTGCCAATCTATTAATGTATGGCAAAGGTAATCCGGTGGAGGCACTTGATATTCTGGGGAAATATATATTTGGTGTACATGGTAAGGACGGGCTTTATCCAGTAGATGGAACTCATCTGGGAGAAGAAAAACCTCTGGGAGAGGGACTTGTAAATTACCCTAGATTTATCAATAAACTGAAAGAAATCGGTTATACCGGAGACATCACCATAGAGCGTGAGATAGAGGGCGAGGAACAAAAGCGGGATGTATTAAAAGCAAAAGCCTTTATAGAGGAGTTACTAACAAAGTAA